One Fulvia fulva chromosome 8, complete sequence DNA window includes the following coding sequences:
- a CDS encoding Putative glutathione-dependent formaldehyde-activating enzyme — MVTGLHPLIDNGLTKGDPNFSGGTLECHCLNNRVQVKINGNVAHNHACGCSKCWKPSGALVSVVGVVPKENVSVVANKQKLHVIDRNAAIQRNACKECGVHLYGRIEQAHPFKGLDFVHAELSDEQGWQEPQFAAFVSSIIEQGYAPEKMGEIRGKLKSVGLESYDCLSPTLMDLIAVYTAKSKL, encoded by the exons ATGGTTACCGGCCTCCACCCACTCATCGATAACGGCCTGACGAAGGGCGATCCGAACTTCAGTGGCGGAACTCTCGAATGTCACTGCCTGAACAACCGTGTCCAGGTCAAGATCAACGGCAACGTTGCCCACAACCACGCATGCGGCTGCTCTAAGTGCTGGAAGCCTTCTGGCGCCCTTGTCTCAGTTGTCGGTGTCGTCCCCAAGGAGAACGTGTCCGTGGTAGCGAACAAGCAGAAGCTCCACGTTATCGACCGCAATGCCGCGATTCAGCGAAACGCATGCAAAGAGTGCGGCGTGCACCTTTATGGACGCATTGAGCAAGCCCACCCGTTCAAGGGCCTCGACTTCGTTCACGCCGAGCTGAGCGATGAGCAAGGATGGCAAGAGCCACAATTCGCTGCATTCGTAAGCAGCATTATCGAGCAAGGATATGCTCCGGAGAAGATGGGAGAGATCCGAGGCAAGCTGAAGTCGGTGGGGTTGGAGTCGTATGACTGTTTGAGCCCGACATTGATGGACCTGATTGCGGTGTACACTGCGAAGTCAAA GTTGTGA